The proteins below come from a single uncultured Carboxylicivirga sp. genomic window:
- a CDS encoding YchJ family protein: MMQCYCGSGKPFEQCCQPYIQGKEVAPTAKALMRSRYSAYVVADINYLMNSHHPTTRPTKERKEILKWTKSVEWIKLEIKNTIAGTPNDIEGWVVFIAYFSEGGKIETIHENSRFVKENGKWFYISGQHQ, encoded by the coding sequence ATGATGCAGTGTTATTGTGGATCGGGCAAACCTTTTGAGCAATGTTGCCAACCTTACATTCAAGGTAAAGAAGTAGCTCCAACGGCCAAGGCCTTAATGCGATCGCGCTATTCGGCCTATGTTGTTGCCGACATCAATTACCTGATGAACAGTCATCATCCAACAACCCGCCCCACCAAAGAGCGTAAAGAGATTTTAAAATGGACCAAGTCGGTAGAATGGATTAAGCTGGAAATTAAAAATACAATTGCTGGCACTCCTAACGATATTGAAGGTTGGGTGGTATTTATTGCTTACTTTTCCGAAGGAGGTAAAATTGAAACCATCCACGAGAATTCTCGCTTTGTAAAAGAAAATGGAAAGTGGTTTTACATCTCGGGGCAACATCAATAA
- a CDS encoding DEAD/DEAH box helicase, with the protein MKLKKLVPQLVSNLINLGFDKEPREIESLTVPKIKSGADLFVLAPAKSGKTTALLIGLVQQLKEPFEEAPRALVIVATKDKAFEAEEQFQALAKGTQLRSFVAFDNGLLQYQKDEIYDGLDVLFVTPKRLMELVNINGIPLTKIKTIMVDDAAEFYKSSSHSILYRIVDGIKNTQLVFTSQEWINKFDDAEERIMKNPMIIEAE; encoded by the coding sequence ATGAAATTAAAGAAGTTGGTTCCACAACTGGTTTCAAATCTTATAAATTTGGGTTTTGATAAAGAGCCCCGCGAAATTGAGAGTTTAACCGTACCCAAAATAAAATCAGGTGCCGATTTATTTGTGCTGGCTCCGGCAAAAAGTGGTAAAACAACAGCTTTATTAATAGGCCTTGTGCAACAATTAAAAGAACCATTTGAAGAGGCTCCCCGTGCATTGGTTATTGTAGCAACAAAAGATAAAGCCTTTGAAGCCGAAGAGCAATTTCAGGCATTAGCAAAAGGAACCCAGCTAAGAAGCTTTGTAGCTTTTGATAACGGACTTTTACAATATCAAAAAGATGAGATTTACGATGGTTTAGATGTACTATTTGTTACCCCAAAACGTCTGATGGAATTGGTTAATATCAATGGTATTCCCCTAACCAAAATAAAAACCATAATGGTTGATGATGCTGCTGAATTTTATAAAAGCTCAAGCCATTCTATTCTATATAGAATTGTGGATGGCATTAAAAACACTCAACTGGTCTTTACTTCACAAGAGTGGATTAATAAGTTTGATGATGCAGAAGAACGTATTATGAAAAATCCAATGATAATTGAAGCTGAATGA